A genomic window from Blastocatellia bacterium includes:
- a CDS encoding sigma-54 dependent transcriptional regulator, with product MPRTKVLVVDDEAGVRFGIRNFLEIKGYEVEEADSCQSALAAFQAASPDTVFTDYLFPDGNAIELLPRLKALDPTVPIIILTAHGSIELAIQAIKVGAEHLLTKPIELQTLLVLLQRVEENTRNRQKQLARKSRQAREAVDPFLGSSAAIRQLGEQANKILPAESPVLIQGETGTGKGVLARWLHNHSPRADEAFVDLNCAGLSRDFLETELFGHEKGAFTSAVASKQGLLEVAHRGTVFLDEIGDVDQQVQPKLLKVLEEKTFRRLGDVRDRRVDIRLIAATHQDVARLVKENKFRSDLYFRISTLPLVVPALRDRAEDIPELARLLLRSLAADLGRGQLDLTAKAERALQGYSWPGNIRELRNVLERAVLLGDQNVLDAKDLRFDDHSSSAWSQGSNLTLNEMERWYIESILEEERGRVDQAASRLGIPRSSLYQKIKKYGLVLSRF from the coding sequence ATGCCGAGAACCAAAGTGCTGGTCGTTGACGACGAAGCGGGAGTGCGCTTTGGCATTCGCAATTTCCTGGAAATCAAAGGCTATGAAGTCGAGGAAGCCGATAGCTGCCAGAGCGCTCTGGCGGCCTTTCAAGCGGCTTCGCCCGATACCGTTTTCACTGATTACCTGTTTCCTGATGGCAACGCCATCGAGCTGCTGCCGCGTCTGAAAGCCCTGGACCCCACCGTCCCCATCATTATTCTGACCGCCCACGGTTCCATTGAATTGGCCATCCAGGCCATCAAAGTCGGCGCCGAGCACCTGCTCACCAAGCCCATCGAGCTGCAAACGCTGCTCGTCCTCTTGCAGCGTGTCGAAGAGAATACACGCAACCGGCAGAAGCAGCTTGCCAGAAAATCCCGGCAGGCCCGCGAGGCCGTTGATCCGTTTCTCGGCAGCAGCGCCGCCATCCGCCAGCTCGGCGAGCAGGCGAATAAAATTCTGCCGGCGGAAAGCCCGGTCTTGATTCAGGGGGAGACAGGGACGGGCAAAGGGGTGCTGGCGCGTTGGCTGCACAACCACAGCCCGCGCGCCGACGAAGCCTTCGTCGATCTGAACTGTGCCGGGCTGTCGCGTGATTTCTTAGAGACGGAGCTATTCGGCCATGAGAAGGGCGCCTTCACCAGCGCCGTCGCCAGCAAGCAGGGGCTGCTCGAAGTCGCGCACCGCGGCACGGTCTTCCTCGACGAGATCGGCGACGTTGATCAGCAAGTGCAGCCGAAGCTCTTAAAGGTACTCGAAGAGAAAACCTTCCGCCGCCTCGGAGACGTGCGCGACCGCCGCGTCGACATCCGCTTGATCGCCGCGACGCACCAGGATGTCGCGCGGCTGGTGAAAGAGAATAAATTCCGTAGCGACCTCTACTTTCGCATCAGCACCCTGCCGCTTGTCGTGCCGGCCTTGCGGGACCGCGCCGAAGACATCCCTGAGCTGGCCAGGCTGTTACTGCGCAGCCTGGCCGCAGACCTGGGGCGCGGCCAGCTTGATTTAACGGCGAAGGCCGAGCGGGCGCTGCAAGGCTATTCCTGGCCCGGCAACATTCGCGAGTTGCGCAACGTGCTGGAGCGCGCCGTCCTGCTCGGCGATCAGAACGTCCTCGACGCCAAGGACCTGCGCTTCGACGACCACTCCTCTTCCGCCTGGTCGCAGGGCTCAAACCTCACCTTGAACGAGATGGAACGCTGGTATATCGAAAGCATTCTCGAAGAGGAGCGCGGGCGAGTCGATCAGGCGGCAAGCCGACTGGGCATCCCCAGAAGCTCGCTCTATCAGAAAATCAAAAAGTATGGCTTAGTCCTATCCAGATTCTAG
- a CDS encoding CheR family methyltransferase yields the protein MSGSVDYTGESLIRPISDGEFGLFQAFVLKEAGIYLSDMKKALLVGRLARRLRELGLNSFGEYYRQMKAGDGREQVIMLDLICTNETAFFREPRQFEFLDQQVYPRWLAEAAQGARPKHIKVWSAGCSTGEEPYSIAMSLLSRFPADNPLCDSEAGLG from the coding sequence GTGAGCGGTTCGGTTGATTACACCGGCGAAAGCCTCATTCGACCGATCAGCGATGGCGAGTTCGGGCTTTTTCAAGCCTTCGTCCTCAAGGAAGCAGGCATCTACCTTTCCGATATGAAGAAGGCGCTGCTGGTCGGGCGTCTCGCCCGCCGCCTGCGCGAGCTGGGCCTGAACTCCTTCGGCGAGTACTACCGCCAGATGAAAGCCGGCGACGGGCGCGAGCAAGTGATTATGCTCGACCTGATCTGCACCAACGAGACGGCCTTCTTCCGCGAGCCGCGGCAGTTTGAGTTTCTCGATCAGCAGGTCTACCCGCGATGGCTGGCAGAGGCGGCACAAGGCGCGCGACCGAAGCATATCAAGGTGTGGAGCGCCGGCTGCTCGACCGGCGAGGAGCCTTACTCAATCGCCATGAGTCTGCTGTCGCGCTTTCCAGCCGATAATCCCCTCTGTGATTCTGAAGCGGGCCTGGGCTAG
- a CDS encoding PAS domain S-box protein, with translation MIASIRKFLAPPVFADDDEKTRKAAFLNTILLASFIVINLYLIAQPIFLPAESPLRALMRYPMIIGAWVLLRKGHVRAACVFFVVTMWMIQMLVWGGVSWLQPDNIAAITVRVMITGLLLGGRMAFLFAALSLVENALVVYAISRNLLPRHPASYTLVELMVEQGVWTFLAAVLLSLWMSSLNQALRRARDELAERKRVEEQLRSTEERFSKAFKASPNPMCIATLAEGRFIEVNEALLRATGYSRQEIIGRTGFELGLSETPTRRAALAERIQTQRYLRDVEMSCRMKNGEERVMMLSAEIIELDNDPCLLGVVNDVTERKQAEEKQAQLQEAIHRSAKEWRRTFDSVDTSLLILDLEGRIVRLNRAAKELSGLNYDEVIGKATTSLGGGQPWQESAALVRRIHEHRRTVSAQVQDESHGTAWYITANMLAGEDADDRIIIAAREITGMVKLQESLRRSETMSAMGTLVAGVAHEVRNPLFSISATLDAFEARFGEQPEYRQYVNILRGELKRLNDLMRDLLEYGKPFKLDLSQGPIGEVVAKAVRSCQALARRSQVKIVNRVGVDLAPVMMDRRRLAQAFQNVIENAVQHSAADAVVTVEAEQVSWGGACWIDCRVSDSGPGFRTEELPKIFEPFFTRRRGGTGIGLSIVRRIMEEHGGQVSARTRAEGGAVVELRFQGIEPSSASATIIS, from the coding sequence ATGATTGCCTCAATCCGCAAGTTTCTAGCCCCCCCTGTCTTTGCGGACGACGACGAGAAGACACGCAAGGCAGCCTTTCTTAACACTATCCTGCTAGCTAGCTTTATCGTGATCAACCTCTACCTGATCGCGCAACCGATCTTCTTACCCGCAGAGAGTCCGCTGCGCGCCTTGATGCGCTACCCGATGATCATCGGGGCCTGGGTGCTATTGCGGAAGGGCCATGTCCGCGCCGCCTGCGTTTTTTTCGTCGTCACCATGTGGATGATCCAGATGTTGGTGTGGGGTGGGGTTTCATGGCTTCAGCCCGACAACATCGCAGCGATCACCGTCAGGGTAATGATTACGGGCCTGTTGCTTGGGGGGCGTATGGCATTCCTTTTCGCCGCCCTGAGTCTGGTAGAGAACGCGCTGGTTGTCTACGCCATATCTCGCAACCTACTGCCCCGTCATCCTGCCTCATACACGCTTGTCGAGCTGATGGTCGAGCAGGGGGTCTGGACTTTTCTAGCCGCCGTCCTGTTGAGCCTGTGGATGTCGAGCCTGAATCAAGCGCTGCGCCGGGCGCGCGACGAGCTGGCCGAGCGCAAGCGCGTCGAAGAGCAATTACGCTCCACCGAAGAACGCTTCTCGAAAGCCTTCAAGGCCAGCCCGAATCCGATGTGTATCGCCACGCTGGCGGAGGGCCGCTTCATCGAGGTCAATGAAGCGCTCCTGCGCGCCACCGGCTATAGCCGCCAGGAAATCATCGGACGGACTGGGTTCGAGCTCGGACTGTCGGAAACTCCCACCAGGCGGGCGGCGCTGGCCGAGAGGATTCAAACGCAGAGATATTTACGCGATGTGGAAATGAGCTGTCGAATGAAGAATGGCGAGGAGCGGGTCATGATGCTGTCGGCAGAGATCATCGAGCTTGACAACGACCCATGCCTGCTTGGCGTGGTCAACGACGTCACCGAGCGCAAGCAGGCTGAAGAGAAACAGGCGCAGCTTCAAGAGGCCATCCACAGGTCGGCGAAGGAGTGGCGGCGGACTTTCGATTCCGTTGACACCTCCCTGTTGATTCTCGACCTGGAAGGCCGGATCGTCAGACTCAATCGGGCGGCGAAAGAGCTGTCGGGACTGAACTATGACGAGGTCATCGGCAAGGCCACCACCTCCCTCGGCGGCGGCCAGCCCTGGCAAGAATCGGCGGCGCTCGTCCGTCGCATCCACGAACACCGCCGCACGGTCTCGGCGCAAGTCCAGGACGAGTCGCACGGAACCGCCTGGTACATTACCGCCAACATGCTGGCGGGCGAGGACGCCGACGACCGCATTATCATTGCCGCCCGCGAAATCACTGGAATGGTCAAGCTGCAAGAGTCGCTCCGCCGCAGCGAAACCATGTCGGCGATGGGCACGCTCGTCGCCGGTGTCGCTCACGAAGTGCGCAATCCTCTGTTCAGCATCTCGGCGACGCTCGATGCCTTCGAGGCGCGCTTCGGCGAGCAGCCGGAGTATCGGCAATACGTCAACATCCTGCGCGGCGAGCTCAAGCGCCTGAATGATCTGATGCGCGACCTTCTGGAATATGGCAAGCCTTTCAAGCTGGACCTCTCACAAGGCCCAATCGGCGAAGTCGTCGCCAAGGCCGTTCGCTCCTGCCAGGCGCTGGCCCGGCGCTCGCAGGTCAAGATCGTCAACCGCGTCGGCGTTGACCTCGCTCCGGTCATGATGGACCGCCGACGCCTGGCACAGGCTTTTCAGAATGTCATCGAGAATGCCGTCCAGCATTCGGCGGCAGACGCCGTCGTCACCGTTGAGGCGGAGCAAGTCAGTTGGGGCGGCGCCTGCTGGATCGACTGTCGCGTCAGCGACAGCGGGCCGGGGTTCCGCACCGAAGAGCTGCCGAAAATATTCGAGCCATTTTTCACACGCCGGCGCGGCGGCACGGGCATCGGCCTGTCCATTGTTCGCCGCATCATGGAAGAACACGGCGGTCAGGTTTCGGCAAGGACCCGCGCCGAGGGCGGCGCAGTCGTGGAGTTGCGGTTTCAAGGCATCGAGCCATCATCCGCCAGTGCGACAATCATTTCATAG
- a CDS encoding gamma-glutamyltransferase, giving the protein MKVARSDKGMIVAAHPLAAEAGHHILANGGNAVEAAVAVSLALGVVEPFASSLGGGGFMMIAPRGQLTETVVIDGRGKLSSLATEEYIYPKGVMLPWVPKTGPMSIAVPGLGRMLGLALERFGGRLPLSDMVSPAIRLARDGFAVGEVFVYCSSLFEGTVRSTPECARIFYRDGARYKAGERLVQSDLARALGIVAEQGFESCYGGEIGSAMQRAVNATGPVWGEGDLRAYEAKLRQPLIAEVAGHQIATTAAPSRGGAGIIRTLLSYDRDPVRLAPTIRSTFRELHPLIGDPDLVGIARSNPGAGAEAPPPGGGTTHFVVVDGEGTIVTMSQTIGHFFGSGVVVEGFGIVLNDDISDMERKAGHPNSVGPNKRSVANMAPTIVFRNGRPRLALGTPGSLRIFPAMAQVIGKVVFEGLDLEAAVAAGRIHWEENRYFFEGDIAADVRARARQELDDPVDERRSQDLFFGGIHAVEIIDDGTIIGVADPRREGVALGL; this is encoded by the coding sequence ATGAAAGTTGCTCGATCTGACAAAGGAATGATTGTCGCGGCTCACCCGCTTGCGGCGGAGGCTGGCCACCATATACTCGCCAACGGCGGCAACGCGGTGGAGGCCGCTGTCGCGGTCTCGCTGGCGCTCGGCGTCGTCGAGCCCTTCGCCTCAAGCCTGGGCGGCGGCGGCTTTATGATGATTGCGCCGCGCGGGCAGCTCACAGAGACCGTGGTGATTGATGGCCGCGGCAAACTCTCATCGCTGGCGACGGAAGAATACATCTATCCGAAAGGCGTGATGCTGCCCTGGGTGCCGAAGACCGGGCCGATGTCGATTGCCGTGCCTGGACTGGGGCGAATGCTCGGCCTGGCGCTTGAGCGTTTTGGTGGCCGCCTGCCGCTTAGCGATATGGTCAGCCCGGCGATCCGCCTCGCCCGCGACGGCTTCGCGGTCGGCGAAGTGTTCGTGTATTGCTCCTCCCTGTTTGAAGGCACCGTGCGGTCAACGCCTGAGTGCGCGCGAATCTTTTACCGTGACGGCGCGCGCTATAAGGCTGGCGAGCGCCTTGTTCAGAGCGATCTGGCGCGGGCGCTTGGCATCGTCGCCGAGCAAGGTTTTGAGTCGTGCTACGGCGGTGAAATTGGCAGCGCGATGCAGCGCGCCGTCAACGCCACGGGGCCTGTCTGGGGAGAAGGCGACCTGCGCGCTTATGAAGCGAAGCTGCGGCAGCCTTTGATCGCTGAAGTCGCCGGACACCAGATCGCCACGACGGCGGCGCCTTCGCGGGGCGGTGCCGGCATCATCCGCACATTGCTGAGCTATGACCGTGACCCTGTGCGGTTGGCGCCGACGATCCGTTCGACGTTTCGAGAGCTGCACCCGCTGATCGGCGACCCGGACCTTGTCGGGATCGCCCGGTCGAATCCGGGTGCAGGCGCAGAGGCTCCGCCGCCGGGAGGCGGCACCACACACTTCGTAGTCGTTGACGGCGAAGGCACGATTGTGACGATGAGCCAGACCATCGGCCACTTCTTCGGCAGCGGCGTCGTGGTCGAAGGCTTCGGCATTGTGCTCAACGACGACATCTCAGACATGGAGCGCAAGGCCGGTCATCCGAACTCCGTGGGGCCGAATAAGCGCTCGGTGGCCAACATGGCGCCGACCATCGTCTTCCGAAATGGCAGGCCGCGATTGGCGCTGGGGACGCCGGGCAGCTTGCGGATATTCCCGGCCATGGCGCAGGTGATCGGCAAGGTGGTGTTTGAGGGGCTGGACCTGGAAGCGGCGGTTGCCGCGGGTCGCATTCACTGGGAGGAGAATCGTTACTTTTTCGAAGGCGACATTGCCGCTGATGTTCGGGCGCGGGCCCGGCAGGAACTCGACGACCCCGTAGATGAACGGCGCTCGCAGGACCTGTTCTTTGGTGGCATTCATGCGGTCGAGATCATTGACGATGGGACGATCATCGGCGTTGCTGACCCTCGACGCGAAGGCGTTGCGCTCGGACTCTAG
- a CDS encoding response regulator — protein sequence MTRKKILLVDDTETILLMEKMILTRSYDLVTAKNGEEAITTTIAEQPDLILMDVMMPKMDGLEACKHIKEIPGFSLIPIIMVTTRGEVQNVETAFANGCTDYVTKPINTVELLAKVRNYIGQ from the coding sequence ATGACAAGAAAGAAGATTCTGCTCGTCGATGATACGGAAACGATTCTGCTGATGGAGAAGATGATTCTCACCAGGAGCTACGACCTGGTCACCGCCAAAAACGGCGAGGAGGCGATTACCACGACGATTGCCGAGCAGCCCGACCTGATCCTGATGGATGTCATGATGCCCAAGATGGACGGGCTTGAGGCGTGCAAGCATATCAAGGAAATTCCCGGCTTCAGCTTGATCCCCATCATTATGGTGACCACACGCGGCGAGGTGCAGAACGTCGAAACGGCGTTCGCCAACGGCTGCACAGACTATGTCACCAAGCCGATCAACACCGTCGAGCTGCTCGCCAAGGTCAGGAACTATATCGGCCAGTGA
- a CDS encoding response regulator yields MVDRILVVDDEEPILFAIKEYFMMHGYEVDCASEFEEAEALLANIQYSVVIADLRLTGINGAEGIELVAFVRERCPRTQIIILTAYGSLEIEEEAMGRGVDAFLRKPIPLPQLAQIVFALDESRPR; encoded by the coding sequence ATGGTTGACCGAATTCTCGTCGTAGACGACGAAGAGCCAATTCTTTTTGCAATCAAAGAGTACTTCATGATGCATGGCTATGAGGTTGATTGTGCCAGTGAGTTTGAAGAGGCGGAAGCACTATTGGCGAACATTCAATACTCGGTAGTCATTGCCGATTTGCGATTGACCGGAATTAATGGGGCGGAAGGGATTGAGTTAGTCGCTTTCGTTCGAGAACGCTGCCCCCGGACGCAAATCATCATCTTAACGGCCTACGGTTCTCTGGAAATTGAGGAGGAAGCGATGGGGCGCGGGGTTGATGCTTTCCTGCGCAAGCCCATCCCGCTGCCGCAGTTGGCGCAAATTGTCTTCGCCCTCGATGAGAGCAGGCCGAGATAA
- a CDS encoding chemotaxis protein CheW, translating into MELLDQTQFLTFLIAEEEYAVSILKVKEILEFDTLTRVPQAPAFIRGVINLRGKVVPVIDLAVKFRLGDSRLTRRTCIVIVEVELEGEPIVMGVMADAVCQVIELRPNDIEAPPAFGTPVCTDHLLGLGRAGKKFVLILDIERVLSSADLTTASLVAEEAIETTAPEGDLLPDTPEGMAGGAEAQAP; encoded by the coding sequence ATGGAATTATTAGACCAGACGCAATTTCTCACCTTCCTGATCGCTGAAGAAGAGTATGCCGTCAGCATTCTCAAGGTGAAGGAGATTCTCGAATTCGACACGCTGACGCGTGTGCCGCAGGCTCCCGCGTTCATTCGCGGCGTCATCAACCTGCGCGGCAAGGTCGTCCCGGTCATCGATCTGGCGGTCAAGTTCAGGCTCGGCGACAGCCGCCTCACCAGGCGGACGTGCATCGTCATCGTCGAAGTCGAGCTTGAGGGCGAGCCGATTGTGATGGGCGTGATGGCCGACGCCGTCTGCCAGGTGATCGAGCTGCGGCCTAACGATATCGAAGCGCCGCCGGCATTCGGCACGCCGGTTTGCACGGATCATCTGCTGGGCCTGGGCCGAGCCGGGAAGAAGTTTGTGCTCATCCTCGACATCGAGCGCGTGTTGTCGAGCGCCGACTTGACGACGGCGTCGCTGGTGGCCGAAGAAGCCATCGAGACGACCGCGCCTGAAGGCGACCTCCTACCGGATACGCCTGAAGGCATGGCCGGCGGCGCTGAGGCGCAAGCGCCGTGA
- a CDS encoding EAL domain-containing protein, whose translation MDRILEPGALTVLFQPILEYVEGWWRLHALECLVRGPKGTNLEAANLLFEYSRRKRAESLVDRACVAAILYEAGMLPLAENLCVNVHASTLGRDPDFPAYLAQLAEQHAIALPRITIEIVEHTPYWDQAAFLNALCELRKAGIKIALDDFGFGQSNYQMVIDCGPEKLKLDRYIVKGCHADPCRQAIIESVMLFAGRRGAQVVAEGVETPAELETLMRLGVTLIQGFLFFRPLSRTALMESVRKGATHFTLAANHLALTNPRNLNES comes from the coding sequence TTGGACAGGATACTTGAGCCCGGCGCGCTGACGGTGTTGTTCCAGCCCATTCTCGAATACGTCGAAGGGTGGTGGCGGCTGCATGCGCTGGAATGTCTGGTGAGAGGCCCGAAGGGGACGAACCTTGAAGCCGCCAACCTGCTCTTCGAGTATAGTCGGAGGAAGCGGGCCGAGAGTCTGGTAGACCGCGCCTGTGTCGCGGCCATACTGTACGAAGCCGGCATGCTGCCACTGGCCGAGAATCTCTGCGTCAACGTTCATGCCTCGACGCTTGGGCGAGACCCGGACTTCCCGGCCTACCTCGCGCAGCTTGCCGAACAACACGCCATCGCGCTTCCCAGGATCACCATCGAGATCGTCGAGCACACGCCTTACTGGGATCAGGCGGCCTTCTTGAACGCGCTCTGCGAGCTAAGAAAGGCCGGGATCAAGATCGCTTTGGATGACTTCGGTTTTGGGCAATCGAATTACCAGATGGTCATCGATTGCGGGCCGGAAAAGCTGAAGCTGGATCGCTACATCGTCAAAGGCTGTCACGCGGACCCGTGCCGGCAGGCCATCATCGAGTCCGTCATGCTGTTCGCAGGCAGAAGGGGCGCGCAGGTGGTTGCCGAAGGCGTCGAAACTCCGGCGGAGCTCGAAACCCTGATGCGCCTCGGCGTCACCCTGATTCAGGGATTCCTCTTCTTTCGACCACTCTCACGAACGGCATTGATGGAAAGCGTCCGCAAGGGCGCGACGCATTTCACCCTGGCGGCGAATCACCTGGCCCTGACGAACCCCCGCAATCTGAATGAAAGTTAA
- a CDS encoding PilZ domain-containing protein has product MGEDKRHSKRRMIIVEVRYEGGGLRGQTRISDMSETGVYVDVMSPLPEGVPLQLEFRLPGGHEIRAEGIVVRSEPRIGMAIRFTQIAPEDQQQIAEIITRQER; this is encoded by the coding sequence ATGGGTGAAGATAAACGACATTCGAAGCGGCGCATGATCATCGTCGAAGTGCGGTACGAAGGCGGCGGCTTGCGCGGGCAGACGCGCATCTCGGACATGAGCGAGACCGGCGTTTACGTGGATGTGATGAGCCCGCTGCCGGAAGGCGTACCTCTACAACTCGAATTCCGCCTGCCCGGCGGCCATGAGATTCGAGCCGAGGGAATCGTGGTTCGCAGCGAGCCGCGCATCGGCATGGCCATACGCTTTACACAGATCGCGCCCGAAGACCAGCAACAGATCGCCGAGATCATCACGCGCCAAGAGAGATGA